Genomic window (Dasypus novemcinctus isolate mDasNov1 chromosome 10, mDasNov1.1.hap2, whole genome shotgun sequence):
TAGAGAGGTATAAAGAAATGCCATTTGAAATGGACACAGACCTATCTCCCTCTCTGGAAAGCAAAGCATGGGGACGAGAAAAGCAGGATTCTGGATGAACTGAGACGGGGAGGGGAGTGAGATTTAAGAAGCCAGGACCCCTCCACCCCTCCAAACACAGTTATACATACCAATAGATGCTACAAAATTCTCTTCCTTTAAGCTCCTGGTGTCTAGTTCCTTAGGACCCTTTCCTGCAGTACTTGGTGCCCAAGGTCCCAGCTGGGGAACTCTCAGCTGTGCCATAGTCTTTGGGTCTCCCCTGGCAGTCAGGCCAGGATCCTTGCCAACTGGTGTACTGACACTCTCTGTTGGACTTCTTTTCCGCTTGTCTGGTTCTGGGAAAAGATCAATATAAAAAGTAGTCAAATGAGGTTAGTAGGTGGGAAGCAAGGTATGGAGAAGCAAGGATACAGGAGGGTGTGGAATGGAAGAAGTGCAAGGAAAGCCGGCCTCTTATTTGTATGATGGAGAAATATCTGCTATATATAAACACGCACTAGAAAATAAAATCCCAAAGCCTGATGGGAAGCAGCTTGTTGGGAAATCAGTCATAGGGATAAGTAAGCTCCCTTTGGGAGACACGAGGCCCACCTGGCACAATCCCTACCTTTACTGTAGTAGTGGGTCTGAGCGATCTCCAGAAGCCCAAAGATGCTGGCCATGCCGCCCAGACCTGCATGGGCATAGGACTGCTCCAGACTGAGGACTGTACACTTGAGCAGGTCTAACATCCCCTTGTACACCTTTCGGCTGATCTCCTGCAACAATAACCCAGGGGCTAGAGTCGGCAAAATTGCCTTTGGTGCCCATGTCCCACCTGCCAGTTGATTCCAACTCCCAACTCCACACACTGACCACATCTGGGATGATGTCCTGCCGGGAATCCTCCTCTGACTGTACTGTGCGGTTCAGCTTGCTCAGGACAAAGACCCGCAGCTGCTCACTCTCCAGCAGCCGCCGTACCTTCTTCATGTTGAGCCAGCCAACACCCTGGCCATCCAGCACACTGTGCACCACCTCCTTCAGGAACTGCTGGTTCTCACTAGGAGGGTCACATACCACCTCTGTGGTCATCAGCTCCTTTGCAGAGCATTCCCCCTGTCACCACACTAGATATTGCCTCCAGGGCCAAAACACAAAGTCAAGTCTCTAAATGGCCAATTCTAGCACATACCCCACCTCTCCAGATAACCTGGGGTGCCTGAGTACCCACCACAGCTGTTTCACTGTCAACACTGTAAGCTATTATGCTTGCCTGGGATTGAATCAGAATGGGAAGTGCTGGCAGGAAATTCATTTCATCTCTACCCTACTGAGAGCTTTTCTCCCACTCTCGAGTATCCCTAAAGTTTTGTCTAGGAACCACTACCTCTACCCAAGAACTTTGAAATGTGTTCTGCCATTTTTATTACCTAGAATTGCTGGATCGGCCCTGGGGTGATGGaggctctcttttcactgtcGGGCTGTGCTTAATGACAGATGACTTCTGATCCACTAAGGCCCTCCTGTTCCCTATAAGCCgggaagacaggaaagagagataTCACTATCGTAGCTTGGACGCTGGCGTGAGCACAGCCCTGGGCGGCCACGttccacacccactcccctgccGGGCTGGGTGAAGGTGGCACCAGGGCATCACACACAGGTAAAAACCAGCCATGGCAATGTggaggaggtggggatggagacTCAGGCCACTCCACATGCACCAGCAGCAGGCCCCATGGGCAAGCATGGGTGTCACGGGGGACGGGGCAAGGCAGGTCACTCATATGATGCCGCTTGCTCCATGAGGAGGATGGCCCTCAGGCAGGCACGGAAGATGCTAGGAAAAGAGAGGTCATGCACAGCTCACAGGCGAGACCCACCTTCGCCACTCCCGGGGCCGGCGTCAGTAACAATCTCCATTAGAGTATTTAGCCCAAATACTGGGACACAAAATACACAATTAGTAGGTGCACCACAATACCCCAATCCCTGTACCCCTCAATGGAGTTGTAAGTTAGATCATCTGAGCGTAATCACAAAGCTTGAAGAGTGCGTATAACCTGGGTTCTTGGGCACCTCGGAGCTGGAAGCCTGATCCAGGTGATCAGGAATCAAACAAGGCTCTAGGAAAGGCCACCCCTTAAGACCATGGCCTCACAAAACCTGTACGGACAGGGCAAATGACACGAGGAGCCTTTGCGTACTACACAGGCACATGCATGAAGGAGGGACCACTAGGTTTTCATTAAACATCCAGCATGGGGGTCCAGAGGGCTTGCAGGTATGCACAGGGAAGGGCCCTATCTGGCAGGCCCCAtcgtggagtggggtggggttgtGGGGGTACGAGATGGGAGGTGGATGGGAGGTATAAGCGCATCAAATGAGGTGAAGCTTTGGCATGCAATGAAAGAGTTATCAATTGCTCTCCTCTTCAAATGCATCAAAGGGAAAGCCAGGGGCACTAACACCTTTCCTTCCCTAACCCACCAGTCCTGTGTGGGCTCACTGGAGCAGGGCTACTTAAGTTCCTACATCACTAATGAGGAAGTCCTTTTgctcattgattttatttttccatccccAAGAAGGAACATTCCTTCAACTCCTGGCATTTTTATTCACTGGGGATGAGGGGTTACTTAAAGAAAACGTGGTGTTGCTTCTCACTGTACTTCCTACCATAATGAAATATCAGCATAAGATccagaaaaagtaaacaaaagtcAGATTAAATTCAGAAGAGTCCCTCAAACTGCGAGTGATTGCAAAGGAAATTCATGTAAAATCTTAACTGTCTTAGAAGTCAACCAACACTCCCTGGCTGGCCATAGGCCCTAGGTTGGCATGTGGCCAAAGTAAGAGGTTTCGTGACTCTGAGGACACTGCCAGACTCTCCACCACCATCCCCTGGTAGGCCAGCTCCTCAGGATGGGGTTCATTCTGAAGTTCAGGCAGTAGGGACCAGGCAGATGACTAGTGGTACCTGGTGATCCCTGTTAATCACGTACCTCTGACAAAAGTTCCCCCAGAAGCAGCACTCATCCCACAGATGTCAGTGTCCTAGATGACATAACAGGGCCTTTTTTAGCTACAAAGGTAGTTCCCATCTGAcaaacatcagaaaccatgatgTGCAGTGAAAGCCATGAGAAGCCATAAAGGGAAACAGCCAGGTCAGATGAGTCATCATACACGGGGCTCCTGACAAGCACCATTGGCTAAAATAACTCCCAGAGAATCCTGGTTTGGCAAAAGGGGAGCTGCAGTTACCTTTCAGACTAGGGAAGGGCGTGGTCTTCTCTCGGGCACCTTTGGTGGGCAGCGTGAGGTTGGAAAGACTGAAGCTTGTACTATGGTTCCGATATAGGCTGCCTATCAATGGGAAGGCGTGAGAGCCATGAGTTAGGGGGATAAAACGATCAGGGCATTGCACTTCAATGACTttatcatcttcacctccctcctCTGCAAACGTAATCTCAGTGCCTCTTTCATGGAAAGGATCAAGTCTAACTTAAGGAGCCACTGCCAGGATTGCTCACAACCCAGTAACAATTCTAATTACCACCCATAATAATGGCCGAGTCCCTCATGCCCTGCTTATATAGCCTGAAAGCCAGGAGTCACTGTGCCTCAGAGCTGAAGTTGGTGTGGTCTCTGGCTTCTGAAAACACTAGCAATCCCAATTATCCCCTGGGTTGGCTCTCTGTAATCCCTAGTCTGTTGACATCTGTACCAATACCATCCCTCAAAACTGGAAATATTCTCTTATGTAAAAAAGTCAATCTCATATAGATTTCAAAGCATGTTATGAAAAAGCCCCTCATCATGTAGAAAAGATTTTCGATAAACACCCAAACCAAATGTGACCAAAATATTTCCACAAAATTTATGTACAAACGTATGATTTTGAATACAATGCATATTTTTCAGTTGACCATTCAGCTGCCTTACCAGAAACAGACTGAAGCCTCCAGCTGTAAAGGTAATGACGAGCTGTCCTTGTCCTTTATTGACCTCACCTGTAAGTACCTTATTTGTATCATCCAAATGATCTGAATCAGGGCTTGGTAATGCCAACTCAGCCCTAATTCTAAAGTCctaagcaccatttgctgaagccAGGCCCTACTGCTGAGAAAATGGACCAGAAGAATGAGTGAGCTTAAGGCACTTACTGGCGAAAGACATGATGCCCCCGAAGCCCTCGGTGCTGTTGTTGGAGACGGTGGAGGTGGGAGAACTTGCTCTTGAGTCTGACTCTGCATCTGAGTCACTTGCCAGTTTCAAGCTGTTGGGCCGCAGCAGCTTTTGAGCCCTTGGAATGCACAGTGGCACCTATGAGCCCCAGGCTGGGGTACCTAATCCTGGGAGTGTGGGCCTTAAGCTACACTGCAGTCACCTCTCCCTTCCCTAGATCAGAGTACCACCCTCTGGGGATGGCAGGACCACGAGAGCATTCAGACTTCTCAGGCTCTCTGATTAACCCTCACCCAGGGTCCACTTTAGTGAGGTCCTTCAGTCTACCACCTAGAAGGGATCCCCAGGCTCTCACCGATTGCCATTGACATGTTGGCTGAATCGGGGAGTGTAACTTTCCCCCTGCTCCTCATCATCTTCCTCAGGGGGAAAGCCATATTGGGGCTCGAAGTATGGATTGTCATAGGTTGGCCGGCGCACTGACCCCTCTCCAATTTCTGTCTGATGCTTGTCCACGTTCGACTTGCCAATGCTGGGAGGCACGGTAGGGAGGGGCTTGGAGACACCTACTGCTGTCTTATCATCCATCTCTGCCGAGTCAGCAGGTTCCTAAGGGCCATATTAAATAAAAAGTAGTCACCTGGTGTCCAGCGATGCCTTCCTATGTTCTCAGTTTGGCTGGGCCAGGCCCAGCCTGTCAGATTCTCAGCCCaaggaatgcatgggaaaaaaaatctctgtgACACCCCTGTTCTCTGTCATCATAAACTCTATAAGGGGGATCTTAGCTACACCCTGAACAAAGCCCAGTAACCTCCTACTGGAATCAAAACTGTTTCCGATAGGCTCTAAGCTATAGGATCTAAGGGAAAAGATAGGAAGGCTGTGAGAAAAAAGGCAAATTAATGGTTACAACGTGGCTTTCCTAATGGAGATGAGGCCCACATCCCAAGCAGCTCTCACTTGTCCACCCCTCCAAAGTCTCACGTACAGAGTTGGCTCCGTGGATGACAGTGCTGGGGCTACTGCTGGCGGTGGTGCTGGAGCTAGAGCGCAGTGGGGGGTTTTCCTGGGTGTTCTCGCCATCTGGACCAGGCTCTTCTGCTTCCTTCTGGTTCTGCAGCTCATCAATCTCTACCTCACTGGCATCCCCCAGTGCCGCATGTGTCAGAGGATCCATATCTGTCAAAGCCCAAGGATGGCAGGTATATATACCACCCCAGAACCCCTGAGCTGGCCAATTCCACAACCCCCTCCAGGACACTTACTAGGAGTATCACCATTGATATCGCATTTCATCATCTCGCTGACAAAGTCACCAAGGGATGAGTAGGAAGAACTTGAGTCATCGTAATCCATACTATCACTACCACTGCAGAATGAAGaacagaaaaaacagaaagaaggggCAAAGAAAAGAATCATCAGACTGctttaagggaaagaaaaaggtgAGCACCCCTATCTCAAGaccaaggaacaaaataaaataaggaagccAAGAAAAAACTATCAGCCAAAATATAACCCAAGGCTTCAAAGACTGATCAAAACCTTCCGAGATTTTGCCCCATTGTGCTAAAGAAGCGCTGGTGAGAGCTTCCTGGCCTTAAAGAAGTGTTCTGCTGTCATAAGAGACTGCTCACCTGTCATCAGTTGGGTCAGAGTCAGAGGCACGTTCTGGTGGCATACTCAGCGCGTCAGCCATCTGAGAATTGCTATCATAGACTCGGTAATGGATGGGCTGCAGCTGATGAGCATACCACTTTGGCTTGTCACCAATCAGGGCTGGATCGAACATATCTACCCaaggagggtggggtgggaagaaCAGCATTAGCAGCACGGGGAAAAAAGGCAAGCAGGAAAAGTCTAAAGCAAACAGGAACAGAAGGGGCAGCTCAAAGATGAGAAAGGGAAAAGGCAAAAGGAAGAGCAATCAGGACAAAGGCAGAAGGTGGGCCAAGCAGAGGGCAGGGGGACTCACTGTTGTGAATTCGCTGGAAGGCATAGTTGGTGGGATTAAGGATCCATTCTCCAAAGTACTCCACAGCCTGAGTCCTGGCCAATTTCTCAGCAAAAGCAGTCTGCCGGGGACGTGAGGCTAGAAAGGAGCCAGCTTGAAAAGCTACCACAGGTCGAGGGAAGAGACGCAGGGTACGTGTGTGCATCTGAAAGCCCTGTAGCACGTTGGGGGAGTTGAAGAAACGTACCATGGCCACTCTGGGGAAGAAGGGGGTGGTGAGATCATCTGAGTCCCAAACACTGCTGGGTAAGAAGGCCCAAGATCCAAAATCACCCCCCAAAGCCATCGGTTAACAGGATTCCAAAATCAAAGCAAGAGATACCTTCAAGAATTCTCCATCTCTCCACCCAAGGTTTAAAAGGCCTAAGAGTGTAATGAACTCTTTCCTCTTTGCTTTAAGAGAGATGGCAAATACAAGTCAAATATCATACCCactttataaataaagaaattctGGCTTAGGGAAGTAGTCTGCTCCAAGATcactgagagagaaagagaccaaCTTAAGAATGTGTGATTGCAGAGTCTGCTTGGTCTTACCTGGTAGCAACATCCACAGAATCTACATCATTGCCATAGATGAGTGGATTGAATTCAGTGGAAGGAGTGGACTGCAGGTCATTAGAAGGCCTTCCCAAGAGAAGTGGGATATCCTGGCCCTCATGAAATTTCTCTAGATTGAGGATGGGCTGGGTGTTGAGACTCATGCTGGCTAGGGCCTATGGAATAAGAAGAAATCCTCATACAAGGCAGATTTCTGGGAGACAAGCCAATAGCATCTCCTAGGAAAGAGGCTTCTTAAAGTTTCCATATCACACTCTCCGCTGAAAAATTTCTGCAACAAAGAACTGTGCTAATATGCAGATCAAGGCCAACCCTTCAAGCCTTAATCTTTGAAATAagaatccaagtttttagtttcTGAAAAATAATCTAATTGTGTAAATTTTCAGCTCAAGCCAACGTAGCTCAAAGCAACCTGACCAGATCTGAAGTCTAGGGCAATGGTTTTCAAACCTTAATCATGAAATCTTGTTATTCAATTGAAATCTCATGTGGTGATATAAACAGCTGAAACATGTAAAAGCAGAGCTTCTCCGAAGGGCACAAGGACATAGGCTGAAGGACATAGGAACCAGAGCCTCAGGGCATAGTGCTCCCAACCTAAACCAGCCcctaagaggcttcaaagtgcAGTCTGAAAGTTACTGGTCTAGACTAGCAGAGCCCAAACTTAATGAGCATAGGAATGACTTAAGGATGTTAAAATTCAGATTCTAATTCAATAAATCTGGGGtgattgtacattttttaaaatcaattttattgatacctattcataaaaattacaatccatccaaagtgtactaattctgcatttttaacaagcccAGGTGATGCCAATGCTGCTGGTCTATTCACCACACTTTAAGTAGCAAGGATCAGAATACAGGGTCAATGAGCCCAGGGATCTTAGCTCCTATAAACATGTGAAGTATAATCCCATATATCAGCCCTTTCATACTAAGGCAATCATCAAGCATGAAACACCAGCAAGGAAAGACAGAGAGATTTCTGAATTTGTAATTCTCACCAGATTCTGTGGTAAAAGATATCATATTATATCCGCAGCAATGAAACAAGTGATACAAAAGGACCCATTTAAATCCAAATAGGTATCACCTAGAGCAGGGGTTTTatcaaggggtccatgagcttgaatagaaattaaaaaaacaacaacattattcttgtgggatgtgttggtgcaggcatgatatatttattaaataacacacagtataatgtggacttagtaaggggtccatggttttcatctgactggcaaaagggtccatggaacaaaaaaggttaagaacccctgaccaagggaagcagacttggctaaCTGCtggaacatccgcctaccacgtgggaggtccagggttcaaacccagggtctcctgacccgtgtggtgagctggttcatGCGCAGTGcggatgcacacaaggagtgccctgccacagaggagtgtcccccgcgtaggggagccccacgcacaaggagtgtgccccgtaaggacagccaccccccGTGAAAGTGCACCCTAtgtgctgacgcagcaagatgacacaacaaaaggagacacagattcccagtgctgctgacagccATGCacgtggacacagaacacacagcaaatggacacggagagcagacaactggcgaggtggggaggggagagatataaataaaaataaataaataaatcttcaaaaaaaaaaaaaaagcctgaccAAGAGGTACTACTAAATACCTCAGACAACACACAGGGAGATTCCTGAAGATCTTTCAGAACAGAGCAAGGATTCCTAAAATTAAATACAGTGCTATCTACTGGTGGTCCTACATAACACATAGAGCAGGACAAGGAAGTGGAGCCTTGTCATGTTTTACCTTCAGGTACTGTACTCAGCAtgcagaagaggaagaaaaaaatccatcaatGTAAGTGGACTTAAGGGACAACTCAAAAAAAGGAACTTTTGAAGGAAGGATTCTATAGGGACCTAGGGATagattcaaaaagaaaatataaaaaagtcaGATTGCCCAAACTACTACCATCTTACAAGACTGAGAGCGCTCCAAGGCCAAAAAGAATGGCAGGTATGGCAAGAAATGGGAATTGATGAGTTGTTTTATATTGCATTGTAATATAATTAGAGGGTAGGAGGGTATTAAATGAATTAGAAGGAATCTAAAAGGCACTTTTTGAGATAATATTCACCCTGCCACCCAGAAATGGGATACAACTCTCCTTAGGCTTCCTACTGCCCACTCAAGGCATAAAATCTGCACCACCTGAAGTTTGAAAGGAAGCTGGCTCTTAGAATAACTGTCTTTCTACCGCAATCCTGTATCATCTAttgcttccctttattttcttcattctttactTGCCTGCTTTAAATGTTTTTTCAGCTCTAATGATTCTGGTTCTGGCAGGATAGGTAGCACTTCTGCATTGGTTGGGGCAATCACCTGCACAAGAGGAAAGATAATAGGCATGTTCTTAGAATTGCTCAGGAGTTTCTCTTACATAACGGTAAATAGAAGAGGAAGTCGTATATACAATATTATCAGGGTACATATGAATTCATGCACACTACATATACTCATATATCTGATATACATACATATCTGAACGGAAATATATCTAAGTGTTATTGGTGATTATCTCAGGATAATAGGATTAcagtttttgctttcttctttacatttatttgtatttgctaAAGTTACAATGAATATATGTAAGGGTATCCTTGAGTCTATTACACTGCAGAATGTCAATAtaagtttgttctttttccccAAGTCTCCATCAAAAGACAGCTTCTTAATGGAAACCAGGCCCCAGGAAAGCCATCAGGAGATGACCTACACCATATGCAATGGTCTGGCAGCCACACCTGCCCTACTGCTCTTGGAGCATGCAGGAGGGGCACTTAGTTCTGGCAAAACTGAATCTTAAAATTCTTTGAGTCCTAACCAAGAGCCTTTTTAGACAACTTACTAGCCAATGAAGTAAAagcagaattgaaaaaaaatggattCAATGAGTCTCATAATAGAAAATAACCCACAACTTAGGTGCCTCTCCTGAGAGCAGTATAGAAAAACAGAACATAATCCTATTCCAGATCCTACAAATGTCTCAGCCAGGAACCTCACCCTACTGCTGTCCAGATCCACTAGCCACACATCATCAGGCATTTTAAAGTCCAGTTTGTAGAGGAAAAAGCTGGCAGGGACCCCAATGATGTATGGGGTTGGAGCCAGCAGCAGCtgtggaaaagagagagaggataagaaacaaagaataaaactTAGCATGATCAATTCCACTTAATGAGTCAGGATTTTTCTATATATGGAAGTTGAGGTCTACAATCCCTTTTCCAAAACTCTTCAAGGTTACATTATGTAACACCTGCAGCAAGGTTGGGGCCCACAGCCTATAATCATTAACATCAATAAAGCATTGGTTTTGCCACCAAAACAGTACTGGTCAGGTTAGATTTTGCTGATAAGTGATTGAGCACTAGTACTGACTGATGACTTCCTTGGGCACTGACTAAGCCCTCTCCCTCAgggagatgagaaatcagcacttaatcttattgggtatctcttgtatgtgattcattgcttttctcttgctgctctcagatttctctttgtctctgacattttgattagtatgtgtcttggagtaggtctattaggatttatttggATTGAAGTATGTTGTACTACTTGGACATGGAAaattatgtccttcaatagggctggacAGAGTTGGGAAGAGTAGAGGTGACAAAGCCAGAAAAGACTCACCTGCTCTGCTGATGCCATGCAGGTGGGAAGCAGTGGGATTACAGGAAACATATACTCCAGGGGGTAAATCATTGCCACGAATGCCATCACAGACATGGAGAGTGCATTGTAGTCTCGGGACTGTAGCACCATCTGCCACAAGCCATACCATAAGGATCACTCAAGAGTAGAATATAAGAAGTAGGAGAAAACACCTTCCAACACTGTACTTTAGTTTCTGTTCCACCATCCCTCCAGCTCTAGGAGCTCGGCTTCCACAATTACCAGTGCCCAATGCCCCAGCTGGCTTGCCACCTCCCAACCCAAGCACCACTGTCATCCTCTTGGGAATCACTCCTTTACTGTCCTAGTTCTTGTacacatacgcacacacacacccccaactCAGGATCACTCACTGAAACAGAACTTTTGATATTTTCAGAGAATTAGGTCAATAAAGTTAGGGATAATTCAACTGAGTAGCAAGCCTGTGAACATATTCCCACACAATACCAGTACCATAATTCAACCCACACCCACTGAGTACCTGCTGTATATCAGGCATCATGTTACCTCCTAGAGACGAAGCAATAAAAAATATGCAGAGATGCAAACTCTGTCTTGAAAGAACACATGGTCTAGCCTCTGCCATTCTTCAAAGCCCTTCCCCTAGAAAGCTGGCCCTCTCACCTTGTGCTCTAACAGGATGCAGGTTAGCACCTGAAGACAGGCGTCTACACCCAGAAGTTCCAAGGGAAGGTGTAATGGAAAATCCACTAGGGTGAATCGAGAGGGGTCTGGGAGAGCAAAGGTCAGAGCTGGCTGAAGCTCCTGGGGTAGGACCTCAATGTCCACTCGCTTCTGCCCAGAGATGGGTACTGGGGAGCGCAGTAGTCGATAGATCCAGGCCTcaatttctcgaaggtcatgcAGAAGGGCACTTGACTTCTCTTCCACAAGCAACGATCCAGTAAAAATGCGCCACATGGTGTCCCTGGAGAACAAACAGCAGGAAGAAGACACGTAAGCATCAGAGGCTGATACCCCACAGCAACCCAATATAATTAGAGGGAGTATTATGATGACAATTGGAAAAGGAGCATCAACAGGAAAGCCCACTCTTTTGGCTCAGACACTACCAGAGGTTATATATGAAGGAGTGAAAAAGTATGCAAAGAATGTATATgtgataaaatatttaggaataaatttaactaaggatgtaaaggacttgtacacagaaaactataaaacattactgaaagaaattaaaaaagatctaataaatgaaaggatatcccatgttcatggattggaaaattagATATTGTTAAAATGTTGTGATGGATTGAACTGCGCatcccagtttggacatgttcttggtcttggtagCATTCTGGTGGCTGTGGACTcactgtaaataagatctcttgggaagtggatgtggcttaagcagttgggtgcctgcctcctgcatgggaggtcccggattcagttcccagtaccgcctaaagaagataagacagcaaactgatgcgACAGctagctgatgcaaaaagatgatgcaacaagatgacacaacaagatgatgcaacgaagagacacaataaggaaaacaataagagacacaacaaccaGGAgcaggtggctcaagccattgggtgcctcccttccccatgggaagtccctggttcagtttctggtgcctcctaaaaagaagataagcacacaacaaacagacacagagagcagacagcaagagcaaaacaaaaaggggcaggggagaaaaacaaattaattaaataaattaaaaataaataaataaaataagatagcttcaagatgttacttcagttaagatgtggcccagctTAATCAGGTTGGGCTTAAACCggattgctggagtcctttataagcagtgGGAAAGTCAGACGGAGAAGGAAGCATGGGGAgtaaccagaagctggaagtcaatggaacccagaagagaaaggagaagatgccacggtatacattgccatgtgaaggaaaagtcaaggaacgagtattgccagcagccagcccctgcatgccacagtcttcaggcaGAATGATTGccttgccaataccttgattttggacttcacctagcctcaaaaccataagccaataaatccctattgCTAAGCCACCATATTataaggtatttgttttagcagttggaaaactaaaacagatgtcaattctacccaaagcaatttacagattcaatgctatACCATTCagaattccaatagccttctttgcaaaaatggaaaagccaatcagcaaattcatatggaagggtaaggggtcttaAATacccaaaatcatcttgaaaaagaacaaagccaGGGGATtcacactttccaatttcaaaacttattacaagctacagtaatcaaaacagtttggtactggcacaaggaaagacatacaaaccaatggaaatgaattaagagttcataaataaaccttcacattgatggtcaattgattttttacaagagtgttaagtccactcaatggggaaagaacagtttcttcaacaaatggtactgggaaaactggatatccaaaagcaaaataatgaaagtgtacccctacctcataccatatacaaaaattaactcaaaatggatcaaagacctaatataagaACTGAAACCATACTTGAAAAAAACACAGGAGCCATCTTCAGGATCTTATACTTGGCAACAGACTCTTAGACTTTACaccgaaagaaaaaatagataaattggatttcattaaatttaaaaaacttttgtgcatcagagGACATTATcataaagtaaaaagacaacctacagaatgtgagaaaatatttggaaactatatatctggTAAGGATTTAACATCAAGTGTTTATAAAGAaatactagggaagcagattggctcaactgataagagtgtctgcctaccatataggaggttcaggatttgaacccagggcctcctgacccatgtagtgagctggcccacactcagtgctgccatgcgcaag
Coding sequences:
- the MADD gene encoding MAP kinase-activating death domain protein isoform X50, encoding MVQKKKFCPRLLDYLVIVGARHPSSDSVAQTPELLRRYPLEDHTEFPLPPDVVFFCQPEGCLSVRQRRTSLRDDTSFVFTLTDKDTGVTRYGICVNFYRSFQKRMPKEKGEGGAGSRGKEGARVTCASDEVGTESSESGSSLQPPSADSTPDVNQSPRGRRRAKGGTRSRNSTLTSLCVLSHYPFFSTFRECLYTLKRLVDCCSERLLGKKLGIPRGVQRDTMWRIFTGSLLVEEKSSALLHDLREIEAWIYRLLRSPVPISGQKRVDIEVLPQELQPALTFALPDPSRFTLVDFPLHLPLELLGVDACLQVLTCILLEHKMVLQSRDYNALSMSVMAFVAMIYPLEYMFPVIPLLPTCMASAEQLLLAPTPYIIGVPASFFLYKLDFKMPDDVWLVDLDSSRVIAPTNAEVLPILPEPESLELKKHLKQALASMSLNTQPILNLEKFHEGQDIPLLLGRPSNDLQSTPSTEFNPLIYGNDVDSVDVATRVAMVRFFNSPNVLQGFQMHTRTLRLFPRPVVAFQAGSFLASRPRQTAFAEKLARTQAVEYFGEWILNPTNYAFQRIHNNMFDPALIGDKPKWYAHQLQPIHYRVYDSNSQMADALSMPPERASDSDPTDDSGSDSMDYDDSSSSYSSLGDFVSEMMKCDINGDTPNMDPLTHAALGDASEVEIDELQNQKEAEEPGPDGENTQENPPLRSSSSTTASSSPSTVIHGANSEPADSAEMDDKTAVGVSKPLPTVPPSIGKSNVDKHQTEIGEGAQKLLRPNSLKLASDSDAESDSRASSPTSTVSNNSTEGFGGIMSFASSLYRNHSTSFSLSNLTLPTKGAREKTTPFPSLKGNRRALVDQKSSVIKHSPTVKREPPSPQGRSSNSSENQQFLKEVVHSVLDGQGVGWLNMKKVRRLLESEQLRVFVLSKLNRTVQSEEDSRQDIIPDVEISRKVYKGMLDLLKCTVLSLEQSYAHAGLGGMASIFGLLEIAQTHYYSKEPDKRKRSPTESVSTPVGKDPGLTARGDPKTMAQLRVPQLGPWAPSTAGKGPKELDTRSLKEENFVASIGPEVIKPVFDLGETEEKKSQISADSGVSLTSGSQRTDADSVTGVSPAVMIRSSSQDSEVSNSSGETLGADSDLSSNAGDGPGGEGGAHLASSRGTLSDSEIETNAATSAIFGKAHGLKPGVKEKLVGSPVRSSEDVSQRVYLYEGLLGKERSTLWDQMQFWEDAFLDAVMLEREGMGMDQGPQEMIDRYLSLGEHDRKRLEDDEDRLLATLLHNLISYMLLMKVNKNDIRKKVRRLMGKSHIGLVYSQQINEVLDHLANLNGRDLSIRSSGSRHMKKQTFVVHAGTDTNGDIFFMEVCDDCVVLRSNIGTVYERWWYEKLINMTYCPKTKVLCLWRRNGSETQLNKFYTKKCRELYYCVKDSMERAAARQQSIKPGPELGGEFPVQDMKTGEGGLLQVTLEGINLKFMHNQFLKLKKW